From the Candidatus Dadabacteria bacterium genome, one window contains:
- a CDS encoding gamma-glutamyl-gamma-aminobutyrate hydrolase family protein, whose product MKERPVIGITTDLEDKSNLIESAYSKAVEFYGGAPVLIPTVAEASGSGFLSDIVSVIDGLLIPGSRDMDPKFYGESPHPAINPMSPERTETEFNVLRLALEKDMPVLGICGGMQFINVFYGGSIHQDIKALLPDALCHEGGEPHDVTVLPDTVFGGFAEKKQFEIKSYHHQAINRVGEGLRVNALAPDGIVEGFESAAGRVIGFQWHPELEQTCLSELIFTRFLSEAARTADGSPGIG is encoded by the coding sequence ATGAAAGAACGACCTGTTATAGGCATAACAACCGACCTTGAGGACAAATCAAACCTCATAGAGTCTGCCTACTCAAAAGCCGTTGAGTTCTACGGCGGCGCCCCGGTTCTGATTCCCACGGTTGCCGAGGCGTCGGGTTCCGGCTTTCTGTCCGATATAGTCTCAGTGATTGACGGGCTTTTGATACCGGGTTCAAGGGACATGGACCCGAAATTCTACGGCGAATCCCCGCATCCCGCCATAAACCCCATGAGTCCCGAGAGGACCGAAACGGAATTCAACGTCCTTCGCCTTGCTCTCGAAAAAGACATGCCGGTTCTCGGTATATGCGGAGGTATGCAGTTCATAAACGTTTTCTACGGGGGCTCGATACATCAGGACATAAAAGCTCTCCTGCCAGACGCGCTTTGTCACGAAGGGGGCGAGCCCCACGATGTCACGGTTCTTCCGGACACGGTCTTCGGCGGTTTTGCGGAGAAGAAGCAATTCGAGATAAAAAGCTACCACCACCAGGCGATAAACAGGGTCGGAGAGGGTCTTCGGGTAAACGCTCTGGCCCCGGATGGAATAGTGGAGGGGTTTGAGTCGGCCGCCGGCCGCGTCATAGGTTTTCAGTGGCATCCCGAGCTTGAGCAGACCTGCCTTTCAGAACTGATTTTCACCCGGTTTCTCTCCGAAGCCGCACGGACGGCGGACGGTTCCCCCGGTATCGGGTAA